DNA sequence from the Oligoflexus sp. genome:
TGCCGCTGACAAAAGGACAGAAATGATCGAGGACGCGGTCTTCCATAAAGCGGCGCCAACTGGCAAAGCTTTTCACTGTAAAGGGGCAGGCTCCCACGCCCTGGCCTGCGGGACAGAAGGCATCAAATCCCACGGCGGGAACAATCAGCTGCTGACCGCGCGATTGATAGACAGAGCTGACAGCCTGCAGCTGCAGAAGGAGTTTATGCTGAGTGGAAAGTTTTTCACGATCGATGACATTCAGACGACCCTGAGTCAGAACCTTGCGATTACGGGCCGCTTCCAAAAATTCCGTGCGGACGGCATTCGCGTCCTGAGGCAATTTTTGCAAAAGGTCCTGCAAACCTGGGGCCCCTGTGAAAAATCCACTATCAAAGGCCCAGAATCCGGCCCAGGTCTGCTGTGAACCGGTCAGGACAGGCAGGCCTAAAAACGCCTGAGGCGCGCGCTCTTTGGTAAAGGCCGGTGTCAGAGGCAGACTCGCAATGGTGCTGCCTTCCGGAAGTTTCGGCGTCACAGCGAGCCAGTTCTGAGCCGCAAAGAGTGCGAACATGCGCGCGTCTTCAGCCGAGAGTGCGTCCCCTTCGAAGAGATCCCAGGGAAGAGTTTCCCCCAGGTATCCCAGTTCCTTCTGCAGGGCATGTGTCCAGCTCGGAAGATAGGAATCGTTGATCCAGCTCTCCAGTTTTTTCGCACGCGAGGGATCGGAAGAGGCCGTGAGAAGAGGCAGCTGATCCCGAAAACGCGTGAGCATCATCCAGCCATCAGCCGTCTCCTGGGTTAGCTGGGCTATTGCATAAGGCGCAGTTTGCCGCGCGATCTCTCCACTCGGTAAAAAGGCAAGATGCGTTGTGATGCTGCCCGGCCAGTCGGGAGTTATTTTCTCCGTCTCGGGTTTGATGGAGACCGTCGGGTTTTTGATAATCCCCGCCGTCTCCCGCAGGGGGCTGATGATCTGACTGAAATCAGCAGGCTTCAAAATGCCCGGCAGCTCCTGATCCAGTTGTTTCCAGGCCACATCGAGTGGCAAGGCCCCGCGTGCCGCCGCGTCCACAGCGCCAAAGGCGTAAAGCCCAAGACCGATGCGCTGCAGTTTGATATCGCTATTTTTCTGGTACCAGCCTTCCGGATTCCGCGCATCGGGCCAGACATCGCGGAATTCATCCGGCAAAGTATTCAGCTTTTGCAGAACAAGGCCATACCAGGATTCCAAAAAATCCTTCTTCAGAAGCGCCGCAAAACGCGGGTCAGCCTGCAAAGCCTCATCCGCTGCGACAAGGTCCGCGGCTGTCTCCGGCAGATGTTCCTGCCAGAATATTTTGAGTTGATCGAGCCGCTCCCCGTCCAGGGGGCCATAGGCCAGCTGACGATTCTTCAGGCGATAAGGATCGGCCCGCAGCTCTTTTTCCAGCCAATTCCAGGCGAATTGTCCGAGTTTTTTCATATCCGCCGCAGACACCCGGGCCTCGTCCGGCAGCCAGGAGCGTCCACACACACCCGTGCGGCAGTTGAGTCCCAGCGTTTCATCCAGATAAAGGAGAAGCGGAACCCGGCCCTGACAGGTCGCTTGTGGGGTCAGAAGAGGCCTCAGAATAGCCCGAGGATCATCCAGTTCGGGATCGGATTTCAGCCCAGCGAAATCCATCGTGCAGCTTTGCAGGCGGCCGCCGTCCCAAAGAAAATCCTCGACCAGTTCGTGCAGATAGGTGGAGCCGGCTTTTTCCTCGAAGGCATCACGATAACTCGGATTATCGCGGATCTGAGCCAGACCTTTCATGGCCGGCTCAAGATCCTTGAGGCTTGTGTGCAAAGCCTGATTCATAAGCTCGCGCAGATCGGTAAGAAAATTCTCCTGCCGCAGAGCATACGATCGAAAAAGATGATAAAGGTCATGCGTCCTGCGTAAAAGTTCGTCTCTTTGTGTTTCAAGACCCATGCGCAAAAAAGCAGCCGCGCTATGCGCCCAGCGTTTCTGTTCCTCGTCCGTGGACGCCTTCCAATATTGCAGCGCATGTCCAAAAAAAGACTGGGGTTCGGCATGCCCCTGGCTTTCCCCTTTCCAGGGATAAAAACGCGGTTCCCACAATTTTTTCAGTCCCGCGGCAAACAGCGGATCATCCAGAGTTTCCTTTTGCAGGCTCTGAAGATCATCCCTCACGGTCGCATCCGTCAGCACCTTATGCGTAAGCCCGGCAAGCGCAGCAGGAGGCAGCGCATCACTCCAGGCCATCAGTTCCTGAAGAAATCCATCCAAAGCGTCGGCGTCTTCAAGCGCCATGAGAAACTGAAAAAGTGGCCGCGGACGCATAGCACTCAAAGTATTCTGCAGAGTGTCCCAGCGGCTCTCTGTTCCCGCAAGGGCCAGCCCGCGTTCATCATGAATTCCGCGGTCCATAAGAGTGATAAGCGCGCTGAGGTTAGGATACACACGCGCATCGCTCAGATTTTTACGGGGTTCGATCAGCAGCAAATCCATCGCGGTCTGCAGTCGATCCAGGCCGATGCTTTCGATCAGACGCAGACTGTGCGCGAAAGTTTCCTCGTTCCGTTCATCCTGAATCGCAGCGCAGCGAACAAACTCATGCAGAAACTGAGCAGTCCACGCCGCATCGCGAGCCAGATTGAGTTCGGCGCAGGCCGCCCGTGCCGCATCGCTTTTATTTTCAGGCTCCGGAGCCTGATTCAGTCGAGCCTTATGACAGGCACTGATTCCACTCAGGGTCAGAAGGATACCAACCAGCCATGTTCGAGCCTTGCTCATGATCACCGCTTATCCCTTGATATTAATCTGGCTAATCCTATTAACAAGAATAATGGGGTGAGTCTATTTCTATGTGGCGGCTCCAAAGCCATAAGATGCGCTGAGTTCATAAGATGGAGCGCAATTTCAGTAAATTCCACGTCGCTTCAAAGGCTTGCTGGTGAACTTTTGTAGGCTGGATAAAAAGGCGGTGAAAAAATGCGAAAGCCAGGAAAGAAGCCTGGCTTATGGGTTTGATTGAATACGTCAAAAAGACTTAAAAGTCCTGAGCCACGATCTCCGCGATATTTCGCTCGGCCAAAGCGGAGATAGTAAAGGAAGGATTGCAGCAGCCTGAGGCCCCTGGCATCAAAGCGCCGTCATTCACATAAAGACCTTCATAACCTTTCACGCGACCATAAAAATCGCAGGCTTTGCCGATCACGCAGCCTCCCAGCGGATGATAGCAGATATCATCCTTCACCTTTTCGCGCAGATAGGTCAGCACCGAACTCGTCCAGCCGCCGTTGGCTTGATTCAGTTTCTTCAGCGTATCCAAAAGAACTTCGTTCACAACGTCCTGGCCCGCATCATTCTTCGGCCAGTCGATCACCACTTCGTCCCTTTCCGGTACATAGCGGAAGCTGCCGCGCGTCGGTGTCAGACCTATGCTGAAATACATCAGAGCATGCAGATCAATGCCGACCGGAAATTGCGGATGTTCGATGAAAACCGGCGTCAGGGGATGATCCAGAACATTCAGACCCAGCGCCGGAGGTCCACCCTGCACGCGGCCTGTGGATTCGGGAATGCCGAGACGCAGGGCATAGGCATTGCCGTTATTGCCCCAGCCTTGACCAACTTCATCATTCAAAGCCGGCAAGGTTCCCTGGGCTTTGGCCTTCACCAAAAGGCTCGTGGTGCTGACAGATCCCGCGGTCAGAAAAAGTTTCCGACAAAGGATGCCGCGCAAAGCGATGACATCGCCGTCTTCATTCAGCTCTTCAAGAGCAACCCGATAAAGTCCCTCGGCAGTCTGACCAATCGAGCTCACGCGATGCAGCGTTCTGATTTCCAAAAGCCCGCTGTCCTCGGCCTCTTTCAAATAGCTGCGATCGACCGAGCCTTTGGCTCCGCTATTCACGCCATAAACCGCCTCGCCCGCCGTCAGCGACGCAGGGATTTCACCGCGAAGTTCCTGCCGCACGATATCCCAATCGGTGGAGGTGGCCACATCTTCAGAACGAACGCCGGCCTTTTCATTATGAGCCTCGGCCACGCGCACGTGCTGATAGCAATCGGCATCGCGCACGTCATCCGGCAGCGTGCTGCGATTCAGACGACGACCCACTTCATCATAATAGGGCTGCAGTTCCTCGAAGGTGATTTCCTTCGGAAACACGCGTTCGAAAATTCTTTTCTCGGGCTTGACCATGACGCCGCCCCAGGTGATTGAACCACCGCCCCAGGCCGCACCATTCAGAACCATTTTGCCCGCAAGTTTTCGGCCCTGCAGGACGCCGGTCGTTTTGCGAATAGGCAGCGGAGGTCCCAAGGGAATGACCGTGACGGGGCTCAGCCAGGTCGAACGCCCATCGGGATAAAGATTCTTCGAAAAACGCTGCGTGCCCCTGGCCAGCGGCTGATCCCAGCGCCGACCCTGTTCGATAATGGTGACCGCTTTTCCGCTTTGAACAAGGCGCAAGGCAGAAATGGCTCCGCCAAAGCCGGAACCGATCACGACGATCTCACGGGTTTCATCAGGAAATTTTTTCGGGGGAGCCTGAAAGGCCAGAGCCTCAGGCCCTTGCAGAGCGGCCAAGGAGCCAGCCAAAGCCGAGAATTGCAGGAACTTACGGCGGTTGATCGAAGCGTTCGTGGGTGAAATTTCTGAAGTCATCGACATCCTCATGTGTGTACATTGGGATTCGAGTCTAGCGTGATTCCGCTAAAGATCAAGCCCCGCCTGATGTTCACATGAGGCAGAAAGGGAGAGCCAAAACTCTCCCTCGCGTGCTTAGACTGAGTCCTGCTCTTCGACCTGCCGCAGGCGTTCCAAAACGCTAAAGTCTTCGAGCGTTGTCATATCACCGGCTGCACTGCGACCCGCGGCGATATCCCGCAGAAAGCGCCGCATGATCTTGCCCGAGCGGGTTTTCGGCAAAGACTCGGTAAAGCGGATATCATCCGGCCGGGCCAAAGCCCCGATTTGTTTCACCACATGCTGGATGAGTTCATCTTTAAGGTCCGGTGTCGGCTGACGCTTGCCTTCCAGCGTGACAAAGCAGGAAATGCTTTCACCTTTGATAGCATCGGGGCGGCCTACCACAGCGGCTTCGGCGACTGCATCGTGACTGACCAGCGCGCTTTCGATTTCCATGGTCGAGAGGCGATGCCCGGACACATTCAGCACATCATCAATGCGGCCCATGATCCAGAAGTTTCCGTGCTCGTCGCGACGCGCGCCATCCCCGGTGAAGTACATGCCTTTGATATGCGACCAGTACTGCTTGCGATAGCGTTCGTCATCGCCATAGATCGTGCGCAGCATGCTGGGCCAGGGTTTTTTGACGACTAAAAAACCGCCGGTATTATCGGGCACCGGATTGCCATCGTGATCCACGACATCGACGTCGATGCCAAAGAAAGGCCTCGTGGCTGTGCCGGGCAAGGTCGGTGTCGCGCCAGGCAGCGGCGCAATCATGATCGCGCCGGTTTCCGTTTGCCACCAGGTATCGACGATCGGGCAGCGTCCGCCGCCGATTTTATTGCGATACCACATCCACGCTTCGGGGTTGATGGGCTCGCCCACAGTTCCGAGCAGACGCAGCGAGGAAAGATCGTGCTTATCGACGTTTTCATCGCCCCATTTGATAAAGGAACGAATCGCGGTCGGGGCGGTATAGAAAATGGAGACCTTGTATTTTTCAATGATCTGCCAGAAGCGCGACGCATCCGGATGATTGGGAGCGCCTTCGTACATCACGACGGTCGCAGCATTGGCAAGCGGACCATAAACCACATAGGAATGCCCCGTGACCCAGCCGACATCGGCGGTGCACCAGTAAACATCATCGGGTCGATGATCAAAGACTTCCGTAAAGGTCATGGCCACACCCAGCAGGAAACCCCCTGTCGTGTGCAGAATGCCTTTCGGCTGTCCGGTGCTGCCTGATGTGTAAAGGAGGAAAAGCGGGTGCTCGCTATCCAGCTCCTCGGCGGGGCAGACATCGCTCTGCTTTTGCATCAGCTCGTGCCAATCATAATCCCGGCCCGCGATCCATGGGGACTGCTGATCATGTTTCGTCCGCTGCAGAACCAGGACTTTTTCCACGGTCGGTGAATGCGCGAGAGCCGCATCGACATTATTTTTCAAAGGCACGACGCTGCCGCGGCGATAGCTGCCGTCCGCTGTGATCACGAGTCTGGCCTTGGCATCATTGTTCCGGCTGGCCAGGGCTTCCGCACTGAAACCACCGAAGACGACGCTATGCGTGGCTCCGATTCGCGCGCAGGCCAGGAGCGCCACGGCGATTTCAGGAACCATCGGCATGTAGATGGTCACGCGATCGCCCTTTTTGATGCCAAGCTGCTTCAGAGCATTCGCGCAGCGGCAGACATCTTTCAAAAGCTCGGCATAGCTGATCTTCCGGGTATCACCGGGTTCACCTTCCCAGATGATGGCGGTCTTCTCGCCCAGGCCGGCCGCGACATGACGATCCAGACAGTTGACGGAAGCGTTGATCTTGCCATCCGCAAACCATTCGGCGTGCGGCTCCTTCCAATCGAGGATGCGGGTAAAATCCTTCTGCCACTTCAGGTACTCCCTGGCTTTTTTTCCCCAGAAAGCTTCGGGGTCGCGGGCGGCTTCTTCACGAATCTTTTGATACTGCTCAAGAGATGATATGCGGGCCTGGGCCTGGAATTCCTTGCTGGGCAAAAAGCTGCGTTCTTCATGCAAAACACTGGTAATCGTTTGTGGGCGTTTGTCCGTCATGAGACCCCCTTGCCAGAAACATTGGATGATTGGTCGGGACTTTATCGGAAAACCGCGGGCTTGTCGAACAGCATGCATCGGGTCAACTTGCCATGCGACGGGCGCGACGCTCTATGCTAGAACATTCGCGAACCTTAAACCCGGCTGGGGGTCTGCCATGCATCGCCTTTCCCTGCTTCTCCTGATGGCCCTGTGCGCCTGCCAAAGTCCCTACAATTCAAAATTTCAAAATGAAGAAGGCGGTTTTCCTGAGCCTTCCGTTCTGCTGAAAAATGCTCATGGAGCTGCCCAGGCTGTCGCCGGTGTCGGGCGGTTTCAAGGCGAGATGACCTGCACGGCTTTTCTTTGGAAACCGGATGGAGCCTTGCCTGAAAGCAAAGCCTGGGCTCTGACCAATGGCCACTGTGTCATGCCCTATAGCGAACGCAGCAGCAGCTACGATGTTTGGGTGAAAAGACCCGCCTCGGCCGGATGGAATATTAAATTCCATTATTTCGTGGATACCCCTGCGGCTCAAAAATCTGTCGCTGTCGCATCCGTTATTTATGCCAGCATGAA
Encoded proteins:
- a CDS encoding GMC oxidoreductase, with product MTSEISPTNASINRRKFLQFSALAGSLAALQGPEALAFQAPPKKFPDETREIVVIGSGFGGAISALRLVQSGKAVTIIEQGRRWDQPLARGTQRFSKNLYPDGRSTWLSPVTVIPLGPPLPIRKTTGVLQGRKLAGKMVLNGAAWGGGSITWGGVMVKPEKRIFERVFPKEITFEELQPYYDEVGRRLNRSTLPDDVRDADCYQHVRVAEAHNEKAGVRSEDVATSTDWDIVRQELRGEIPASLTAGEAVYGVNSGAKGSVDRSYLKEAEDSGLLEIRTLHRVSSIGQTAEGLYRVALEELNEDGDVIALRGILCRKLFLTAGSVSTTSLLVKAKAQGTLPALNDEVGQGWGNNGNAYALRLGIPESTGRVQGGPPALGLNVLDHPLTPVFIEHPQFPVGIDLHALMYFSIGLTPTRGSFRYVPERDEVVIDWPKNDAGQDVVNEVLLDTLKKLNQANGGWTSSVLTYLREKVKDDICYHPLGGCVIGKACDFYGRVKGYEGLYVNDGALMPGASGCCNPSFTISALAERNIAEIVAQDF
- the acs gene encoding acetate--CoA ligase produces the protein MTDKRPQTITSVLHEERSFLPSKEFQAQARISSLEQYQKIREEAARDPEAFWGKKAREYLKWQKDFTRILDWKEPHAEWFADGKINASVNCLDRHVAAGLGEKTAIIWEGEPGDTRKISYAELLKDVCRCANALKQLGIKKGDRVTIYMPMVPEIAVALLACARIGATHSVVFGGFSAEALASRNNDAKARLVITADGSYRRGSVVPLKNNVDAALAHSPTVEKVLVLQRTKHDQQSPWIAGRDYDWHELMQKQSDVCPAEELDSEHPLFLLYTSGSTGQPKGILHTTGGFLLGVAMTFTEVFDHRPDDVYWCTADVGWVTGHSYVVYGPLANAATVVMYEGAPNHPDASRFWQIIEKYKVSIFYTAPTAIRSFIKWGDENVDKHDLSSLRLLGTVGEPINPEAWMWYRNKIGGGRCPIVDTWWQTETGAIMIAPLPGATPTLPGTATRPFFGIDVDVVDHDGNPVPDNTGGFLVVKKPWPSMLRTIYGDDERYRKQYWSHIKGMYFTGDGARRDEHGNFWIMGRIDDVLNVSGHRLSTMEIESALVSHDAVAEAAVVGRPDAIKGESISCFVTLEGKRQPTPDLKDELIQHVVKQIGALARPDDIRFTESLPKTRSGKIMRRFLRDIAAGRSAAGDMTTLEDFSVLERLRQVEEQDSV